From one Sardina pilchardus chromosome 6, fSarPil1.1, whole genome shotgun sequence genomic stretch:
- the pitpnc1b gene encoding cytoplasmic phosphatidylinositol transfer protein 1b gives MLTKEYRICMPLTVDEYKIGQLYMISKHSSEQSGGGEGVEVLRNEPDAHPEHGVGQVTEKRIYLTSKLPDWMRRFIPRLFYVTETAWNFYPFTITEYSCSFLPKFHIRIETKFQNDNGESDNVFGDNPTPKDNVCFLDILTDPIPDKHYKKSEDLSCWESARTGRGPLVAGWRNSSQPIMCSYKKVHCSFEVYGFQTRTEEFIHKAIRDILLVGHRQAVAWLDEWHGMSLESVREYERDLQEETNNKLKSTDNNHKDAAPRPAFSRSISVTDECSLKKMGVRPAAIPNPATSSSSSSSSASASTKSSSCSSMGVLNKVRLNSTPE, from the exons ATGCTGACGAAGGAGTACAGAATATGTATGCCTCTGACAGTAGACGAG TATAAGATTGGTCAGCTTTATATGATCAGCAAACACAGCAGCGAGCAGAGTGGAGGCGGcgagggggtggaggtgctcCGCAACGAGCCCGACGCGCACCCCGAGCACGGCGTGGGCCAGGTGACCGAGAAGCGCATCTACCTCACCAG TAAGCTGCCAGACTGGATGAGGAGGTTCATCCCACGGCTCTTCTACGTGACCGAGACGGCCTGGAACTTCTACCCGTTCACCATCACCG AGTACTCC tgtTCCTTCCTGCCAAAGTTTCACATAAGGATTGAGACGAAGTTCCAGAACGACAACGGGGAGAGTGATAAC GTGTTTGGAGACAACCCCACCCCAAAAGACAATGTGTGCTTTCTGGACATCTTGACTGATCCGATTCCCGACAAGCACTACAAGAAGTCAGAG GACCTGAGCTGCTGGGAGTCGGCGAGGACGGGGCGCGGCCCCCTGGTGGCCGGCTGGCGGAACAGCAGCCAGCCCATCATGTGCTCCTACAAGAAGGTGCACTGCAGCTTCGAGGTCTACGGCTTTCAGACGCGCACCGAGGAATTCATCCACAAG GCCATCCGGGACATCCTGCTTGTGGGACACAGACAGGCGGTCGCCTGGTTGGATGAGTGGCATG GGATGAGTCTGGAGAGCGTGCGCGAGTACGAGAGAGACCTCCAGGAGGAGACCAACAACAAACTCAAAAGCACAGACAACAACCATAAAG aTGCTGCCCCTCGTCCCGCcttctctcgctccatctcggTCACAGACGAGTGCTCTTTGAAGAAGATGGGGGTGAGGCCTGCAGCCATCCCCAACcctgccacctcctcctcctcctcctcctcctctgccagcGCCTCCACCAagtcctcctcctgctcatcGATGGGGGTGTTGAACAAAGTGAGGCTGAATTCCACGCCAGAGTAA
- the si:dkeyp-69b9.3 gene encoding myocardin has translation MTLLASERSILIRNKFRSVLQLRIQNRRQQNEINADSALKGSCPPKPGVKDASEAVRQTDDGATQKMPPSGHTAETAQDRGVGGAQRHKRARLADDLTEKIHLRHSPLELRNKNILPLENTPGSFPVASDVFEDDISCSCSSTSSSPEQLGMHQSPAFSLSPGLTSDQSLGDLSPVNTPLNHSPSQCSLALLPATESINQPMTMTVGETNSMATTGRSKGIYMTSQTTPLLPKTASQLVPPAHSTPGASLASARPPRPRKPRDSKPKMRELKYHQYIPPDQRGGAGSSSSSNSAQKSAAAAAAAQPIDPAYSRLLQQQQVFLQLQILNQQQRLTVATSGDSQLVRLSGAPQQTQPSASPPKSSVPVDTSPPQKPERLPPNLDDLTVSELRQQLRKRGLPVSGTKPALLERLRHYQPPVPPRPPPAPLRQLTPTLDSGNSNSSSSSSSSPANPTPEPPPANPGHVYIQAPGVVASLPDSGLSTVGFLASGTPPSGPSSSPGLQASSPLSGAAPWRSEQAAEELSVELKMRERMRNRPRDRLRELSSEACGASLHPFLQQEPGCSRGRADQEGPAEALFPQVFCSQPCDVIGQDFELPRQITASPVQSSSSVRSLEEELQEAIQRVQMDPSQSIDDILEGTIGHSGDASPVAEIQSPVNVLARSSPLPPPSDQSQAAQGQCRDDNFLSSPLCSSLLLELPPSPSSTLLQAPAPPPPPPPPICTTPPPSTNSRKRREVATFDPADWLESLTSGFRPLTPPQAPFRETDFGLDSDLNVNRVLDLMVEQW, from the exons TTTTGCAGTTGAGAATTCAGAATCGAAGACAGCAAAATGAGATCAACGCTGATTCTG CACTGAAAGGCTCTTGCCCACCTAAGCCAGGGGTGAAGGATGCAAGTGAAGCTGTG CGTCAAACAGATGATGGCGCCACTCAGAAGatgccccctagtggtcataCTGCAGAAACTGCACAAG ACCGGGGTGTCGGCGGGGCTCAGAGGCACAAGAGGGCGCGGCTGGCTGATGACCTGACTGAGAAGATTCATCTTCGCCACAGCCCCCTGGAGCTCCGCAACAAGAACATCCTGCCCCTGGAGAACA CTCCAGGCTCCTTCCCCGTGGCCTCGGATGTCTTCGAAGATGAcatctcctgctcctgctcctccacttCCTCGTCTCCTGAGCAACTCGGGATGCACCAATCCCCCGCGTTCTCGCTGTCGCCGGGGCTGACCAGTGATCAGTCACTGGGTGACCTTTCGCCTGTGAACACGCCCCTGAACCACAGCCCAAGTCAG TGCAGCTTGGCGTTGCTCCCGGCAACCGAGAGCATCAACCAGCCAATGACCATGACTGTGGGTGAGACAAACTCCATGGCAACGACCGGGAGATCGAAGGGAATATATATGACCTCTCAGACCACACCATTGCTGCCAAAG acaGCCTCCCAGCTCGTCCCCCCTGCTCATTCCACGCCGGGCGCGTCCCTCGCCTCCGCCAGACCCCCTCGGCCACGGAAGCCCCGCGACTCCAAGCCCAAGATGAGGGAGCTGAAGTACCACCAGTACATTCCCCCAGACCAGCGGGGAGGGGCGGGCAGCAGCTCGTCCAGTAACTCCGCCCAGAAGAGcgcggctgctgctgccgccgcccaGCCCATCGACCCCGCCTACTCGCGCCTCCTGCAGCAACAGCAGGTGTTCCTCCAGCTCCAGATTCTCAACCAGCAGCAGCGGCTCACCGTGGCAACCAG tgGCGACAGCCAGCTGGTGAGGCTCTCTGGCGCTCCACAGCAGACTCAGCCCTCTGCTTCCCCGCCGAAGAGCTCAGTGCCCGTGGACACGAGTCCCCCTCAGAAGCCTGAGCGGCTCCCTCCCAATCTGGATGACCTCACG gtatcTGAGCTGCGGCAGCAACTGCGTAAGCGTGGCCTGCCCGTGTCCGGCACCAAGCCTGCCCTGCTCGAGCGCCTGCGCCACTACCAGCCGCCcgtgcccccccgccccccacctgCCCCCCTCCGTCAGCTCACCCCCACCCTGGACTCTGGCAACAgcaacagtagcagcagcagcagcagcagccccgcCAACCCCACCCCTGAGCCGCCTCCGGCCAACCCTGGGCACGTCTACATCCAGGCCCCAGGCGTGGTGGCCAGCCTGCCCGACTCTGGCCTGTCCACCGTGGGCTTCCTGGCCTCCGGCACGCCCCCCTCgggccccagctccagccccggCCTGCAGGCGTCCTCCCCGCTGTCCGGCGCTGCCCCCTGGAGGTCAGAGCAGGCGGCGGAGGAGCTGAGCGTGGAGCTGAagatgagggagaggatgaggaacCGGCCCAGGGATAGACTGCGAGAGCTCAGCAGCGAG gccTGTGGAGCTTCCCTCCATCCGTTCCTGCAACAGGAGCCCGGATGCAGTCGCGGTAGAGCCGATCAGGAGGGGCCGGCGGAAGCCCTGTTCCCTCAG GTGTTCTGCAGCCAGCCGTGCGATGTGATAGGTCAAGATTTTGAACTGCCACGGCAAATCACGGCGAGCCCGGTGCAGAGTTCATCCAGTGTTCGAAGTCTGGAGGAGGAGCTTCAGGAGGCCATCCAAAGAGTGCAA ATGGACCCTAGTCAGTCCATTGATGATATTCTGGAAGGGACCATTGGTCATTCAG GTGATGCCTCCCCTGTTGCTGAGATCCAATCACCTGTCAACGTCCTCGCCAGATCCTCCCCACTGCCGCCGCCTTCTGACCAATCACAGGCTGCTCAGGGCCAGTGTAGGGATGACAACTTCCTGTCgtcccctctctgctcctccctcctgcTGGAGCTGCCCCCGTCTCCGTCCAGCACCCTGCTCCAGGCGCCcgcgcccccaccccccccacctccccccatcTGCACCACGCCGCCCCCCAGCACCAACTCCAGGAAGAGGCGTGAGGTCGCCACCTTTGACCCCGCCGACTGGCTGGAGTCGCTGACGTCTGGCTTCCgacctctcacccctccccagGCTCCGTTCCGCGAGACGGACTTCGGCCTCGATTCAGATTTGAACGTAAACCGGGTCCTGGATCTCATGGTGGAGCAGTGGTGA